The DNA segment GAGAACAGCCTTTTCGGGATCATGGATCAGTGGCCATCATGACACGGTATGGTTTTATCGTCACCAGAAAGGACTTTTAGGTTGCCCGTACAAATGCAACAGACAAGTTCAGGATACTTGGGCAGAGTAGGCCGAGGCAACTACTTGCTGTTTGTACTGTATGTAGCTGCCGAGTAATAAATTGTCTGGTaagtaaatatattttttcaataaaatagtttgtagttcataaaattataaaagtaTTCTAATAGGAAAATTCTatgatgaattttgttacACTATTTTGTAGAGTTCTACGAATCGGGAAAATACCTTTCTCCTCCTATTTTGAATTGTTCAGGGtttgatagaaaaaaatgcttaTACAGTTTTCAAACTAATCTTAAGTGATTTCAGTGCATAGAGAAAGAAAAGTAGGCCAGGCCAAATCTGTCAAGGTCAAAAAGGTCACATTATTAAATCTACATTATATTGAATAATCAAATTATGTATCTTTTATTATAcatttttactaaaattaaaaaaaaaatcatcatattacataaaattgaatttaaactatttaaaaacaacatctgtaaaagaaaaacaaacatcgcTTCAATCATAGTTCTGCTAAAAAATCTATAAAATGACACAATAATCAATCGGAAATCCTGATAAAATGGtgatgataatagatgacacaCCCTCAGGATGGGGTTCCGTGTAAGTGAATCATTCAAAACCACCAAGTATCAATTGCTGCctgtttgaatgtttgaagCAGCAATACATACAGTAATGTTTACTCATACCAGCCCTATTTCAAATATTAGCATCACCAACCAACCCAAAAAAGGATTTCGCCGCCCCCGGGTGGACTCGAACCACCAACCTTTCGGTTAACAGCCGAACGCGCTAACCGATTGCGCCACGAAGGCGATGCGTTAGAGGGGCGTTAGAGCGCACCCGGTTCAAGGTACGTGccgcagcagcacaacaacgCCAGTGTAACTCTAATTTCATCTAATTATAACATTCAAAATAAAGTGTGTAGAAATTACTTATATCACACAGGAAACTTCTTCGCAAGACTGTTTACTATTTGCAATTGATCGAGTCATCAAATTCCACACCTGATCGATAAATGTTTGCGATTCTAAAACACACTCGTGCAATAGTAAAGCAAACAAGAACTATTGCTACACTCCATGGCCCCCCTTTTTCTCGCCCCAAAGCATTTAAACAGGTTTGCGAAGATTCTACCTTTAGCAGATCAATATTTATCCTTCTTTGGCGGTTAGGAGTTGTAAGTTTGCCCGTACTATGGCATAGTAGGGAATAATTAAGTTTCCTCCGTCACACGTGACTTGGGTAGGATGCTTAGAAAATCCTTATTTAAAGCTTAGGAATCTATAAAGGAAGAACATGCTCATAACTAAAAAACTATAAACCGTCTCTCTGTGCCTCATTTGCTATCGATTGGCGGCTTTTTGCaacgcctgctgctgctgctgcctcctCATCTCGAGCCGAGATCAAATTGACGTCAAACGTCGCAAACCAAAGAAGGCGTGCACACGAACGAATTGCAGTAATTCGCCACAGGATGGCTTATTATGTGCCCTGAAGTACGCAAGCTTGCAAGGCGAAGCTGATCTTCCTGAAAAATGTGTCAGATAAACAAAACCGGCAGaaccagcaaaaacaaaagacactTATCGTTTGAAAACACACTCTTGCCAGCTCCATCCACTCATTGGgggaataacaaaaaaaactccctttTTTCACCTGACGTCAATTTGTAATCGATTGTTGTGTGGTCATGCGGGACCCTAGTACTTAAACTTCAACAGTTGCTGTGAAGACacgagaaacacacacacaaaacacgagTTGTTTCAATCGATCTCATGTGTTTCGTTCCCTCAAACTCTCAGAGTACTTCCGTTCTTGCTGGCCTGCgtaacgtgtttttttttcgtacgtTTCCAGCGCCACTGTCCACTGTAATGCGCGTGAAGGTTAAACGTAATTGAGGATGGATGATCGTCATCGACATCTATTGCACGATCACTTCAACTCCACGCGCAAACGTTAGCAGACGAAAAACAACTTCGCGTAAGAAAAACCATCtccctctctgtgtgtgtgtgcaagagcGCGCGTGCGCTGAACCCTTTtgaggcgttttttttttgttgcgccaACAGTGGCGCAGATCACGCGCGAGGCAAATTCCGCGATCAGTGCTTAGGCgtatctttctttctttcgcgtCGATGGATAAACATTAAGCATCATCGGCAACAGCGTTAAAGTTCAATTTTAATAGGTTTATTTTGATACAAAATGAACAGaactttcatttcaaatagATTAGTAACTCATTGTCGCCCTAACCacgcgcgtgcgtgtgtgtgtatgtgtgtcgccTTTAATGTTATCCTGCTTGATTTGTTCAAGGATgaaacacgcgcacacaaacacacacgcacaaaaactAAAGGGAGGAAACGCTGTGAAGATGATTGGttaaatttgtttcatttactgTTTTGCTCTCGGTTTGGgtttacttttttcttctttatgtctgttttggttttaatgtgtgtgtttccttgttttttgtatgtattttttctcatatttttgttcttctctCAATTATATCTTACATATTGTTTAGGTGTACAAACAATATACTTaacagaaaggaaagaaacactAGCAGCAGGACAGCCAGAGCAAACGAGAAACAGGTTTCCGtattttctgtgtgtttgtgtctgtgtgttttgtttgtctcaTTTGCTATTAACTGCTTCAAAGAACAATAACAAACCAGTTACAGTATATGTTTTCACTTGTCCCCTCTTTCCGCTTCTTCATTGCTTGCAGTTTCATTTATATATTCCGCattcggttttttttgcaggtttttgttttgttttgttacatgttCTCCCAGTTCTCTCATTCCCTTAGCGGGTTTTACTGTTTTATACAATTGTCACGGCTATTTTGTCActtgttttgttatgtttctatgttttgttgtttacttgttttcgctttctttcttcGGGGTTTCCTCTCTGTTAATTCCTACTTCTGTGTTCACACTCTTGTTAacatttgtgttttgttgttgttgttgttgttgttttcagttgctgtgctgtgctgtatagtttttgtttcttcttctttcattttgttttgttccagTTGAACACAACATCTGTATCTGCTTCTCGTTATCTTGTTTCTCATTATCTTCTTGTAAATTaatgttttctctttttttttgcaatactttttttttctctctctctctctctctctctctctctctctctctctctttcaatTCAAGTCAAAACTCAACCTGAATGTTATGCTTCCCAACAGGGACACAGATCAGATTTGATGAGTTTGCACACTACTCATGCATGGTTGGCGCTTTCAGATGATTTATGATAAATAGTTTAGCTTAATgaggttgtgtttttctttctccaatGGATGAGCATGCTATTGCAAAGTGGGAATGCAGCTTTTCACGTAAATACCCCTGTACGAAAACCCCCAAAAAAGCGTGAATCTTTTCCATTcattgtttgcctttttttatcCACCCTTTTAACCGCTTGTTCTAAACACACAAACTAGGTAAGCCGTTTGAACGTTGTATGATCACGTTACACTCTAAATCTCGCATGCTCATTGCTCACACATTCCCATGCATTATGCAACGCAAGTATGCAATTATGACCTATCAACCATCAgcgcgcaaacaaacaaaaaatgcaggCTAGAATAACCGTTTTGTGTGTATCGAACTGTGTGGCAAAATTGCAAAATGCGCTAATAAATTGGCCGCTGCGCTTGGCTGGCGGGATTTTGCGGGAACAGATAACACGCCCCTGGTGGTGTGTGGTTGGCATTGAGTGAAGCAATATTTACAGGATGATGCTGTGTATAATATGTTCGGCAAGCGGGGATGGATCGATCAGCAGATAATATTTTCATCGTAATTCGGCTTTTATTTCCATCTGCCCccggggggggagggggttttattttccaaaccCCCCATTCGCCACACAATCTGATATTATGCTTCGCTAAAGAATTTAACGAAGCGATAATGAGTCTCCCCCCGTTGCTTGATCGATATTGTTCGATGATGCTCGCTCGCGCTCGCGTTTGGGATGaggcaaattaattatttacacCATGCTTCTTCGCTTGTGCTCGTGCTTGATGTTCGATGCTGATTCGAAGATTCTTCGGTGAACTGTGCTGGAACACCATCACATCACACTTTATCTATATGCTTCCCGAAAAGAATGatgatttttgaagcaaaaagcgTCACACGATCGCATTGCACCATTAAcagcacacgcaaacacagtTTGCCTTTGATGCGCCTCCCCCCTtcttttggggtgtttttgAGCAGATTTTGTTAGTAAACGGACAcgcgctttgtttttttttttgcagtaatCCAAATTTacggaatgatgatgatgtgtagGTAGTGTGTAGGTATGACTAGGAGGCAAAGGGGAGCTAAGAATCTCCTCTCTTTTTGCGcctcttttttatatattcaAAGATCTATTtagtttttagaaaaaaaagaaccaccaccaaaaagATAAACGCATAAATAATaacattgttttttaattgttttgttgtatttttcctgttaagttttgtttgctgtgttaGTTTTCCCACCCACTGCTACTGTTTGCTCTTCTCTACTTCCTGCTCGAATTTGTATATGcagagtttgtttgtttgtttgtttgtttgttgcaatGTTACTCTCCGTTTGTCGTTTTCCagtggtttattttttctctctttctctctcttttctattATAAATAAGTCGAAAACAGTCTTTGCGCAGATGTTTCATGTGTTTctgttgttcgtttgttttccctcgtacgtcctttttcttcttctactcctccttctcctcttctttttctcttcttcttcttctccttcttcttcttcttcttcttcttcttttttttcttcttcttcttcttcttcttccaacACTCCCACATGTTTAGGAGCACCCGGTGGAGTGGTATATTGTTGTTTAAACTACGTTAAACATACCCCGCGAGCAATTTATAGCTAACGCACTCTCCCCCACCTACCACTACAACCcgcttcctcttcctccctTATCCTCATCtacaacacagcacacacacacacaaagcccattttaattataatttccCTAACATTTCTTCCCGATTTCGAGGGCATTTGTATCATTCCTTCATTTATTTCTACTTTTTCCCCTTTGTTATCCTCCTTTCTATTTGTTCGGTTTTGTGGAGTTTTTCatccactttttttttttgttcaatcaCTTCCGTTTTATCTGTTCTTTGATTTGcttaacccccccccccccccctccccacatAACCTATCTTTCGCCATGCCGTACAccccccgtgtgtgtgtgtgctattcTTAATATGTAACTTTAGATAGTATTTACCTTCCAAGAGCGGACGATGCTCGGGCTAAAGTAACAAAGCAGAAGGAAACGAAACTCCTAAAGCTGTGGAACGCCTAATCTGGGCCCTGcctgtgtctgtctgtgtctTTCTACAGCACTGCACTCCTTCCCGGGggtccttccttccttccccttCCCATCCGCCGCACGCATTCGCATTTACAAACTAAGTTCTTCGTCCTGCTCTTCGACCCGCccaagaaaacaagaaaactaCGTACAATTATATTATTAGCTTCCCGAAACGATATAACAGGCGGCGAAAGGAcaggagagaagaagaagaacaaaagaagaagaaaaaaacgcaaacataTTTATCATACTTAATAATGTACAAATCATAAGACAAAAAAATTGCGTACAGAAGAGTGTTTTAGCTACCATTAGATGTGTACACTaaacaactaaaaacaaaaaagtaacccCGTCAATCCCGAATcaatagtttgtttgttttttttttcttgtttttttcccttttcatttttgttgtgtcTAAAGTTCTGTAACTCTCCCCCCGTAGCCCGTTTCTCCCCCCCGCGCAGTGtgttcgctctctctcctctctctgtCTTCCAGTTTCTGCTTTGTAAGTAGAAATGAAGTCATGCACCGTGTAGTACCGTGTGTGTTGATGTGGTTATAGTTCTTCGTCCTTAGAATTGTCGTcagtgtctctctctctctctctctctttctcttggaTTCGTCGCTTTCTGTCCGACGGAAGTGATCTCGTGTGTCTCTCACTAACTTCCCATTGTcgaattttgtgtgtttttcgtgCCAAACAGGAGGGCCATTCTGTTCTGTTCTAAGCGTTTCTATGTGTAAAACATAACCATCTACCCTAAACAGATTGCCCCCACCTTCCCTTCCCATCCCTTTCTCTCGATCATGTACAGAAGAGGGCCCACCATCAGGAATGCTAAAGTAATGCGCTATTGGTATGTGCTCTATTTGCTTACACACCGTGTTCGGGTTTTGTGTCTTCCAGGTGTGGCAACTTGTAGGGGGGATATATTGGggccgtttgtttttgttcttttttgggAAAAGTTGTAACTTCTTTCGAGCGTTTTGGTTGACAAGACGTTCAAGCGACTAAGCGACAAATGTAACACACCATTATAGCTGGCGGGGGGCGCCTACAGTAGAACCCAGAAGGTGGCCGAAACAATTAGCAACAGTGGAGCAAACGGTTctcggtggtgctgctgctgctgctgctggataaTCCCCCATGAACTGCTTTCGGGTGTACGGGTACGGGGGGGTAGGAGGGCTGAGGCTCCTGAGTGTGTCGCGACTGTATTGCCATTTGGAATTTGTTGCTCCACCCTCTAGAAACCCCCTTCCTTTTCCAACGCACAGAGCTCGAGAAggaatgaaattgaaatgaaggAACTACGATGTGTCACCCACAACCACTAGGCATCGCCACCTACTGCCAccttctgctgcttctgctgcccCCCtcacgcccccccccccccttctcctcATCCCTTGCTACGCCTTTGGAAAGAAGTTTAGCCGCAAGGGGTCACTGCTCTTTTTGCCGGTGGTTGGGGCCTTTTTACTGTGCCTTTATCTTGCTGCTGGCCTGTCCGCCGGCGAGCAGCGACTGCACGTCCGACTTGCCGGTGAGCGACGAGCCGCTGTCGATGTACTGGTGGCCGCTGGTGGCGGTCGACGAGGCCGTCACCTGGATCGGGCGCTTGCCCTTGCGCGCGTTCGTCGAGAGGTAGGTCTTGTAGAAGAAGCGGGCGAACAGCACAAAGTAGCTGAAGTACATCGCGATCGACAGCTTGATGTTCATCTCGGAGATGTTGCACGAGTTTTTGCCGGCCGTCTGGAGGAACCCGTGCGCCCAGATGTTGATCGCACAGCCGACCACCATCTGCGTCAGCTGCAGCGTCGTGATGAGCATCGCGATCGAGCGCGGCGGCTTGAAGTTGAGGGCCCGCAGCGCGTAGTACGAGTACATGACCGAGTGGACGCAGTAGTTCATCACGATGAACCACCGGGCGGAGGCGGTATACTCGGTGTAGGAGAACCAGGAGTACATCAGCACGGTGATGTGGTGGTACCAGTGCAGGAAGATGAGCGGCTGCTTCCGCAGCACGATGAACACCGTGTCGCCCAGTTCCGGCAGCTTCGACAGCACGAACAACCATGTCCAGAAACCACTGACACGGTCGTGTTCAATAAAGCTGCAAatgaaggaaaggaaaaaaggacatTTGTAATAAAGTTCGGAAAGAATGATTAAAGACCCTCGGTTAGGAAGGAGTGTGTGGTCGCTTTCCTTTATCCTTTTGCAGTGACTAATTGACTCATACCAACACTCTCTGACATGCAACAGAAGGTGCCATAATATCCGCAGGTGTCCTGCGTTACCAATCTACATACAAATGACTCCCGGTGTGGCGGGGTGGTTCACGCTTCGGCACACACTGGCCGCCACACAGCAATAAGGTAGCGCTCGGTCCAGGGCACACTGGACGGTCAGAAAAGCTGATTAATCGCAACAGGGAGCAGACGACACAGCGTGCGAACTGTGACGTACGTACGGAGGAAGGACGACGGGAtttctttttgcttgctttcttttgGTATTGGTTTCCTTATTAGCACTCCCACTATATTTAGAATTCACGTTCTCCTCCCCCAACagaacggtggtggtgctgtttcCGTTTCCTTTTTCGTCCAGTCGGTTTCTGTTTTGTAAGCCCCAACATGATCGTGTTTGATTAATAAACTGTATTTTGGCACAGTAGTCGTCAACTCACAAGGTTGATTAATGGCATGGACACACAttatttgttcttatttttGCAAAGATTTTTAATAATTCCAGTGTGTACACAACAACTAAATAAAAGCCGAACAAAATGTATGATTATTCTGCGAATTGCTCCAAATTGTCAGTTGATTGCTCCAAACTACTGATGGGTAAAGTTTGTAAAaattcggagtcgactccgatccgactctgataatttcggaaccgactccggagTGTAGTTCCACCCAGCATTATCCGTAGTCGTTCGGAACCGTCCGAAATCGCCctgagtcgtctggagtcgtccggagtcgtgcGGAGTCTTTTGGAGTCGGATTCGTCTAGtattgttcggagtcgtccggaattttccggagtcgttttgagtcgcccagagtcgccCGAAGTTGTTTGTAGtaggagtcgttcagagtcgaccggagttggagtcgtccggagtcgtccggtgtcGGCTTGTATcggctcctgttgactccgaccaaCTCCGTTTCCGgttgactccgatcgactcttgacgactccgaatgactccaactccggtcgactccggacgactccgaacgactccgactccggtcgactctggacgactcatACTCcaaacaactccgaacgactccggacaattccggacgactccggacaattctggacgactccgactccaaaaGACTCCGGAcaattctggacgactccgactccaaaaGATTCTAgaagactccagacgactccagacgactccggacgactctggacgattctggacgactccgactccaaaagactccagacgactccggacgactccggacgattctggatgactccgaacgacttcgactTCGCGCAGAACTAGTGgttcccattttgccggagtcagaatcggactaacaatagccggagtcGGATTGGAGTCGTAGGTGCGCTCCAAAAAGCACATCACTATTTGTTAGATTTTAAGCTTAGAATTAATCAACCGATTgaaagaggcgaatgaggccaattggctcaaagtTTTGTTAGTCGTATTTGGAGCTGCAATAGAGACATTGGAAACACTCCGTTGAATGATTGGGATGATGGTTTAGCTAGAAGAGATGAACGTCCATCCAATTTTCGATGTCCGGCACTTccgaaatagtgcaaaaatATCATTTGCAGAAGGATTCGCTCGTGCCAAGGACCAATGACAGTGAgcgctctttcttttttgtagaatttcTGTCTCCAGGAAACGAAAGTAACCGGAACCGGTGTGCACGATCGTGACGGAGAATACTATTTTTGGAATCGTATATAATTCCATTCGCTGGTTTATTTGTCAATCAAACCTTATCGATTCAAACCCTTGTTTAAATTGTGCAAGCAGTAGCtcagtttttctttctcgACATTCTCAATTATCAACGAAAGTGTAAGCCGCATGTGTTTGGCCCAGTTTCTTATCAAGCGCTGCTTGTTTGCGCTGTGATTTGCCAATTGCATATACCCATATGTTTAACTTCCTTCCGGTCCaacacgtcgtcgtcgtcgacgcGACACAGACTAACTTCTGCATCATCGCACACGCACAGCAAGGTGTCCCTTTTATTAGCCTAGTTCCACCCTGGTTTAGAGAGGCGAGCCTAACGATGCTCTAATTTATTCATCACAGTTCATTAGGTTCAATAGACACCTCTCCCGATAGCTCCTGTTAATGATGGACCGGGTGCTGCTGGAGATTGTAATCCGACTATAAAATGAATATGAGCGCACGCTCCCATCCTCTTATCTGTCCTCAGTGCGCAATTACCACCGCATTACCAACCACGGACCGGGCCCCCGGTTGTTCGCTGAGCGGCTAATTTTATGCCCAACCGATTAACCCAACGATGACGACTGTGTGTGCTGTCTAGTCTGATCCAACAAATATCGCGTGTTTGTACTGGACAGGGGGGGTATTTGCTGAGATCATCTTACCTCCATCCAGCCCAGTAATGAGATATTTCGATGTTGTtaaattcatacacacacacactactttCAATCAATCGACGCCAGTGGGTGGTGGGTAGCTGTCCCCGGGGAGGGAGAATTTGATGTCATTCGATCTCTGCTTCTCGTTGAAGCAAGAGAGGTAGATAAATGACGATTGAAGCGTCGTTTACACCCTAACAGACATACAGCCATACACACGCACTAAGGGATAAACGCATTGACGTCAACCACAGGCCTTTGGTGTCTGGTCTGTGACACGGCCCCAGACGGGTTGTGTGATCCAGCAAATTTGTTgtttaaaatacaaataattggcaaacggaaacggaatgtaatcatacaaaaaaagacgACTGATATCTGAGTGCGATTCTCTGCCCAGTAAAATTGTGTCAAATCATTATGAGACCCACAACCGTCATAAGAAATGTATCTTCCACGCTTTGGTTTCGAAGCTCAAATTTAATAAGAAATGGGAAGAACAAAAATAGGCGAAAAATTCAATAAGCAGAGTTTGTTAGCTAAAACCACCCTCCAACAGGAAGCTAAATTTAGCTGCCTCAAAAAGCACCAACTCTCTGCCTAAATTCATTTTCTAAACTTACTGTCCCTACTGTGTCTACCTCTTTCCGCATTATTCCCCAAAAAGACTTGTTTGTCCGCCCTCAGCTCAGGCAACAGCATTTCACCGTTGCTATTGAACGATAGTGTAAACACTCGCAAGCGCGGCCTGATGATAAATATTTGACTGCAAAATTGTTTCCGCCGAATGATTCTTCTTCTAAAGGCGTTTTCCTTTGCCCACTGGGAAGATTGATTGGTAGTCTACACACCGGCGGCAGACAGCCAGGACACACCAGGCACAGTAAAAGGGCTCTCTCGAAATTAATTTACCGCATTATTTCTGCCACTCCTTGCACACTctgtttggggggggggggggggggaatataGAAAGAAGCAACCGCACCGAAACACATTTGCTAGCGCTTTCGCTTCTACTAACACCAACTGTTCTTCCGAATCGTTGAAAAGATTAAtcgtttcctttctttcttttttttttgctatttgcgCGCCTTAAGCGCCCGCGCAAGCACATTAATCTCGCCGTTTGTCCTTGAAAAGGACGAAGAACTATCCCCAGTGGATGGTGAAACGGTTCAGTTTTCGCTTCACATCAGGCCTTCATTTTCCGCTCATTTTCACCAATGAGCACCATGGTTTGAAAGTGAGAAAGGGAAGCGGCTTTACAGCAGAGCTGTTGTTGTAGTAGAACGCGCACCATCCGGTGCGCTCGACTCGTGCacgccccagcagcagcagcatctcgcCCGGTTGACCTTCTCTGGTGGCGCAACTGTTTGTTGGCGCGATCAACAACCAGCTTCACCACCAGCTGATCGAAACGGTACACCGGAGAGGCGCTCGATGAGCGCAACAACCCCGCTGCAGTACGCGTGGTAAACACCCCACTAGGCTTCGGTTTGCCCGTTTATGCCTGTTTGCCATTCTCCGGCGGTGAGCCCTTTTACGCGATCATTCGCTGGGCACTGTGTGTGCTTAAAAGAGAGCCTGCC comes from the Anopheles coluzzii chromosome 2, AcolN3, whole genome shotgun sequence genome and includes:
- the LOC120953008 gene encoding elongation of very long chain fatty acids protein 6, which encodes MNVEITPNYSYIFDFENEFIHQDTRVWMVKNWTYVFYYCGIYMAVIFGGQYYMQNRPRFELRGLLAIWNTLLAMFSIMGACRTAPELVHVLRHYGLFHSVCVPSFIEHDRVSGFWTWLFVLSKLPELGDTVFIVLRKQPLIFLHWYHHITVLMYSWFSYTEYTASARWFIVMNYCVHSVMYSYYALRALNFKPPRSIAMLITTLQLTQMVVGCAINIWAHGFLQTAGKNSCNISEMNIKLSIAMYFSYFVLFARFFYKTYLSTNARKGKRPIQVTASSTATSGHQYIDSGSSLTGKSDVQSLLAGGQASSKIKAQ